In Mytilus edulis chromosome 6, xbMytEdul2.2, whole genome shotgun sequence, the following proteins share a genomic window:
- the LOC139526086 gene encoding fucolectin-like, producing the protein MNMLCNMFLILWIFFCYLVTESDTLEVARNKPTKQLTNEGLYYRPSYNAVDGNSFQVMTSSASSCTSSVSGDEPSWWAVDLGAIYDISHVIIFGRIDCCVDQLSNFDIEVIKPCRNKTNWFEDGAAELCYHQQALTTYLNASCYNRMIGQYVRIRLNDPNILSLCEVEVHGKFLRYLRSVTIPYTCGFQGHSYTGHNVTLSSAIVKSDIYCTYKCAFMKGCYVADFNKKTSNCTLLEKKTGSNFVANSDHNVYIIS; encoded by the exons ATACATTGGAAGTTGCAAGAAACAAACCAACCAAGCAGTTAACTAATGAAGGCCTTTACTACAGACCATCTTATAATGCTGTGGATGGAAACTCCTTCCAAGTAATGACATCGTCAGCCTCTTCTTGTACATCTTCTGTTTCTGGAGATGAACCATCGTGGTGGGCAGTAGATCTTGGTGCCATTTATGACATCAGTCACGTGATTATCTTTGGCAGAATTGACTGTTGTG TTGATCAACTTTCGAATTTCGATATTGAGGTGATAAAACCGTGTAGAAACAAAACCAATTGGTTTGAGGATGGTGCCGCCGAGTTGTGTTATCATCAGCAAGCACTAACTACATATCTAAATGCTTCATGCTATAACAGGATGATTGGACAGTATGTTCGCATACGGCTCAATGATCCAAATATTTTATCACTATGTGAAGTTGAAGTGCATGGAAAATTtcttcgttatctacgttcag TTACGATTCCTTATACCTGTGGATTTCAAGGTCATAGTTATACAGGACATAATGTGACCCTTAGCAGCGCCATTGTGAAAAGTGACATTTATTGTACCTACAAATGTGCCTTCATGAAAGGATGTTATGTTGCAGACTTCAACAAGAAGACCTCAAATTGCACCTTATTGGAAAAGAAAACTGGATCCAATTTCGTGGCTAATTCTGATCACAACGTTTATATTATCAGctaa